AGGTTTTTATAAGGTTATTTTGgtcattttcaaaaaaattgtaATATAGCGTTTGGGTCCCATTAAAAATTAAGGGTTTGACTAATGTTCTGTTAAGTTATAGGTTAAAgtattagataaaaataaatctcaAGTAGGTAAGTATAGATTTTTCATATTATTGGGTGTAAATATAATTTACCCCTAATCTTAGGaagatttttgtaatttactttaagatatttgtaaaaaattttaatagatAAAGTGTTTTATAGTGTACCCATCATGTATGCTAACTTGATTCTTGCAATCTGCTAGAGATTAAATAGGCAATAAACTCCTTAATAAATTATCTACCCCATGTGTAATGCATGAAACCTAATGAAACAATTCACTATTAAGAtgaatttgatttcatcaatcaACATAAATATGTTTAAAGTTTGAATtacatataaaaatatgaataaatttTGTTGAAAAGATGGACTCGACCTCTAGTTTCACTTAATAGCCCTGCAACCATTGAAACTAACATTAATTAATTTACGCTCGACCCAACCGATACTATAACTCATTAGATCCAAGGCAGTCAACCACAATTCTAAAATATATAAGCTATACTATATATTAAAGGAGAGACCAATACATTAAAAGAGAGTCCAGTGTTCTCCTAGGGCACCAAGTGTCGAGCAAGAGAGTATtaattctctttcttctttttttttttataaatttgaagGGGAGTCAAGCTTTCAGCATGCCACATGCATGATTAGCATCACAACATGTGGCGTTCAATTGAGGAGCCTGATCCCGTGATCGAGCCAACCTATCTTCCATCTGAGAAGGGAATGGAGGGTGTGGAGGTCAATACCTTTGTCATGTCTCCATACGCCTCTCACCACCTCCTTCCATTCTTTCATACATAGAGCATGGTACCTTTACCATGCCAAGACGCCTCTCAGCCACTCCATCTTCAACCCCTCCTCTCTCTGTATGAGGGGAAGAAAGCGGAGGTCAACACCTCAGCCATGCCCCTGCATGCCTCTCACAATCCCCTCTCCATTTTTCTATATGTAGAAGACAGTACCTCTACCTATTGGCAcaataaattaattttgatgaatacaaaatatttgattatATTATTAATGATTGTAAGCTCTTGAAGTAGTTAGATTGTTTTATAGGGAAGCCAGATGTATTTGAAGGGTTTAGAAAGCTTAGAGGAGCATTAAAGTTGAAGAGAGATTTGACAAGTTTTATGGAGTTCTATAGTCAAGGAGTATGCTAGATTAATGTGAGCGAccgttgtaaaaaaaaaaaaaaaaattagaacagGACGTGATATCCACCGTCCTAAACTAgttctacaaaaaaaaatcgaaaCTGTTGCATCCCACATTGTGTAAAACCTTGCAACCAGTCAGGCCTGAGTGTTACATAGAAGTGCGAGGCAATTGGCTTCACTAAGTCCCCAGTTAGTCCAAGTTAGGGTTAGGTCAGCTTGTTGTGGCAATAAAAATGAGCTGCGGAGCTCCATGCTAAAAAGGCACGGCACATCCCATGCTCTTCTCCGAGATGCACCTCGGAGCATGCGCTTCTCTCATGCACTCCTCGTGGCACCCATCAGCCGATCGTCACCGTCCATCCCGTGCATTCTATACTCGCCATCCCAATTGGACCACGCCGCATCCTACGTCCACGACCTCATCCTACGGTCCCGATCCCTCCCCGAGGCGAAGCAGGCCCACGGCCAGGCCGCTGTCCGCGGCCTCCTCCGCCGCCATCTCcccaccgccgccgccctccTCCTCGCCTATTCCACCCACCGCGACCTCCCTTCCTCCCGCCGACTCTTCGAGGAAAGCCCCCTCCGCGAAGGCGCCGCCTTCCTATGGAACGCCCTCTCCCGCGCCCTCTCCACCGCTGGCCTCCCCACCGACGCCCTTGCCGTCTACAACCGCATGCTCCGCCGCGGCATCCGCCCTGATGATCGCACCTTCCCCTTCGCcctcaccgccgccgccgccgtccccCAGAAGGGTAGGGAGCTCCATGGCTCCGTCGTGAAACTAGGTTTCGAGGCCGACCTCTTCGTCGGCAATTGTCTCTTGTCGTTTTATGGCGCCATCATGGCCTTATGCGACGCCCAACAGATGTTCGATGAAATGCGCCACCGAGATATCGTCTCCTGGAACTCCATCATTTCGCTGTCTTCCGCTAACGGATTACGCTCAGATGCGATGTATTGGTTCCTGGACTTAAAAAGGTCGGGCCTTGCGGTGAATGCTGTCACTTTAGTAAGTGTTCTGCCGGCTTGTGCTGCGGCGCAAGATGAAATTTTTGGGAAGGGAATTCATGGGCATGCGATAAAGGTTGGTTTGGATTCAGTAGTTACTGTAGGTAATGCGTTTGTTGATATGTATGGCAAGTGTGGGAACTCGAAGGATTCAATGCAAGCTTTTCATATCATGCCAGAGAAAAATAACGTTTCTTGGAACTCTATAATTGGTAGTTTTGTTCATGTTGGTCTTTTTGAAGATGCTTTGTGGATGTTTAGGGAGATGGTGGTCAATAAGATGAAGCCAAACTCTGTCACTATAGCTAGTCTATTACCTGCATTGGTTGAGTTGGGCTCTTTCTGGTCGGGGAGAGAGGTTCATGGGTATAGTGTAAGGACTGGTATGGATTCTGATGTCTTTGTATCTAATTCTTTGGTGGATATGTATGCAAAATCCGGATATTTGAAGAAAGGCTCGAACATTTTCTACAGCATGGAGGATAGGAATGTGGTTTCATGGAATGCAATGATTGCTAATCTTGCACAGAACGGAGCTGAATTAGAAGCCATTGCACTAGTTAGAGAAATGCAGGTTGGTGGGGAATTTCCAAATTCTGTTACATTTACTAATGTTCTTCCAGCATGTACTAGAATGGCTTCTCTGAGGAAAGGGAAGGAGATCCATGCTAGGTCAATCCGTGTGGGCTCCTCTTCTGACTTGTTCATGTCGAATGCTTTGATTGATATGTATGCCAAATGTGGAAGGTTGAAGCTTGCTAGAAATGTTTTTGATGTGTCAGAGAGAGATGAAGTGTCTTACAATACCTTAATAGTGGGTTATTCTCAGACTTCAGGGTGCTCAGAGGCTGTGCATCTGTTTTTGGAAATGAGATTTGCAGGTTTTGAGTATGATGTTGTCTCCTTTATGGGTGTCCTGTCAGCATGTGCTAATCTATCTGCACTCAAGCAGGGAAAGGAGGTCCACTGCTTGACAGTGAGGAAACTGTTCGACAACCATCTCTTTGTGGCAAACTCTCTGTTGGATTTGTACATCAAATGCGGAAGGATCAATCTTGCGAGGAAGATTTTTGATAGGATGTTAAATAAGGATGTTGCTTCATGGAATTCCATGATTTTGGGATATGGAATGCAAGGAGAATTGGAGACTGCAATCGAAACGTTTGACTTGATGAAGGATGAAGGCATGGAGTATGACCATGTTTCTTACATTGCGGTCTTATCAGCTTGCAGCCATGCTGGACTGGTCAAGAGAGGAAAGAAGTACTTTGATCAAATGATAGCACAAAATATTAGTGCAACACATATGCACTATGCTTGCATGGTTGATCTTCTTGGGCGAGCTGGTCTGGTGGAGGAAGCAGTGGAACTTATCAGGGGCATGCCTTTTGAAGCAGATTCAAATGTCTGGGGTGCTCTTCTTGGGGCATGTCGCATCCATGGGAATATAGAGTTGGGTAGGTGGGCAGCAGAGCATTTGTTCAAGCTGAAACCAGGGCACTGTGGTTACTATATTTTGCTTTCAAATATGTATGCTGAGGCTGGGAGGTGGGATGAAGCAAATGAGATTAGGGAACTAATGAAATCAAGGAAAGCGAAGAAGAACCCAGGGTGCAGCTGGATAGTGATCGGTGACAAGCTACGTGCTTTTATAGCAGGAGAAAGGATAGAGGGTCCTGAGGAAGAGCTATGTTATGCTGGACCTGGTTGAAGATGTAAAGAATGAATTGTGTCTATGGTTGAATCCTTTGGCAGATACCTAATTTAAGGTTCTTTATACCATTGGGTGGCAAGTGCATTTGTAATCCGATGTCCTGCAGATGGACATTCCAGATCGAAGATGCAGGAAAGGTATCTGAGTTGCACCCGTAAATCTGTGAGGCAAGGCAGATTCAAGAGTTCATTTTAAAGTACCCACTATGAGTTTGCCACTTAGTTGCCTTTTAGTTGTTCCAATTTCAACATTAAATTTATTGTAATACCACACTATTTACTGAATACCACTCCTTGTACAATTAGTTAGTgaatccaaatttttttcaTGATTCTCAACTAACCTTTTGATTCATTTCTGCATTTTCTGATACAATTTGTATCTATGACATGTAAAGGTGTTGCTGATGATGGTGGTTAGCATAGTCACAACGATCTTCGGCCAATTACTGAAGTATCACAAAGTTGTTAAGATTGATTGGGCTGGCACTCTTAGATCCTTGAGGACAGTTTCGACAGTTCAACCTATTCAGTGTTTCAGTAACAACATAAAGTTTGCTCGCAAAGGATGGTGAAGAAGGACCCAGGGTGCAATTGGATAGAGATTGGCACAAGCTATGTGCTTATATAGTGGGAGAAAGAATAGAGGGACCCGAAGCAAAGCTACATCAAGCAATGAAATATCCTAGTTGCAATCATTTGCATATCGTGGGAGTTGTTATCCTACATGGTTTGGTTCTATGTTCTTTATAGAATAGTTAGGACATGCATTCTTGGGAGAACTTGAGATGACATCTATTGGTTCACTGGATGAATTATGTTATAATCATAAGATCTCTCGCTACTCCTATCTCCAACAAGATTGTTGATTCCATTAGGCAATGGTATTTTCCAAGAAGTTGATGCATAAAGAAATTTTTCATGACCTGATAGGTCATGGGAATTAATGTATGTACCATATGTCAGTCCAAAAGGTTAAAAACCCAAATAGTCTTGAGTGCAAGTGGGTGTTGGAGGTGTAATATGCCTAAAAGTCATTTCTATATTTAACATCAAGAATAGTTGAAAAATCTTGACTATCTTCTATCTACATAGTCATATATGGTATAGGATATATGTTACATATCGATCATAAAGCCAAAAAAGAGTCTAAGGAGTTTGTCCAAGCCGATAAGGTATTTTCCACGAGAAGGATTGGATAGCCTAGGTACTTGTGACGTTAGGCATCGTACCTATAAGGCTACT
This genomic stretch from Phoenix dactylifera cultivar Barhee BC4 unplaced genomic scaffold, palm_55x_up_171113_PBpolish2nd_filt_p 000769F, whole genome shotgun sequence harbors:
- the LOC120107111 gene encoding pentatricopeptide repeat-containing protein At4g14170-like — its product is MLKRHGTSHALLRDAPRSMRFSHALLVAPISRSSPSIPCILYSPSQLDHAASYVHDLILRSRSLPEAKQAHGQAAVRGLLRRHLPTAAALLLAYSTHRDLPSSRRLFEESPLREGAAFLWNALSRALSTAGLPTDALAVYNRMLRRGIRPDDRTFPFALTAAAAVPQKGRELHGSVVKLGFEADLFVGNCLLSFYGAIMALCDAQQMFDEMRHRDIVSWNSIISLSSANGLRSDAMYWFLDLKRSGLAVNAVTLVSVLPACAAAQDEIFGKGIHGHAIKVGLDSVVTVGNAFVDMYGKCGNSKDSMQAFHIMPEKNNVSWNSIIGSFVHVGLFEDALWMFREMVVNKMKPNSVTIASLLPALVELGSFWSGREVHGYSVRTGMDSDVFVSNSLVDMYAKSGYLKKGSNIFYSMEDRNVVSWNAMIANLAQNGAELEAIALVREMQVGGEFPNSVTFTNVLPACTRMASLRKGKEIHARSIRVGSSSDLFMSNALIDMYAKCGRLKLARNVFDVSERDEVSYNTLIVGYSQTSGCSEAVHLFLEMRFAGFEYDVVSFMGVLSACANLSALKQGKEVHCLTVRKLFDNHLFVANSLLDLYIKCGRINLARKIFDRMLNKDVASWNSMILGYGMQGELETAIETFDLMKDEGMEYDHVSYIAVLSACSHAGLVKRGKKYFDQMIAQNISATHMHYACMVDLLGRAGLVEEAVELIRGMPFEADSNVWGALLGACRIHGNIELGRWAAEHLFKLKPGHCGYYILLSNMYAEAGRWDEANEIRELMKSRKAKKNPGCSWIVIGDKLRAFIAGERIEGPEEELCYAGPG